Proteins co-encoded in one Burkholderia ambifaria AMMD genomic window:
- a CDS encoding fimbria/pilus outer membrane usher protein, producing the protein MTRARRSGGNTRYARRTGPRTAPVHAAAPAGEGPCYAFLPLLVVALGFVTPAHALQAAPVGREADGATALAYNFDSRLLLGTPLGVANIERFNRTHAVDPGRYQVDLYVNDRFVSRRDITFRNTDDGALYPCLSDALLTSAGVLLRDVADARLPHAAAGQAAPDGTQPSPEPTPDHADALPADAPTAFCGPLTKRVPGAQTTFDLTRLRLDITVPQFEMRVAPRGAVDPASLDAGEAAAYVNYDASYYTSSAYGVRANSVYTGLNAGVNVGLWRVRQQSSFTYNGGTGNSISRWNNIRTYAERPLIGMRSQLTIGQSFTSGSLFSTVGYTGVRLESDDRMLPDSMRGYAPVVNGVAQTNARVVVNQNGHVIYQTTVAPGPFRIADLNPTSYQGDIDVEVHEANGQVSRFTVPFSAVPNSMRPGLSHYSVTLGQVRQIEGSHARFADLTYQRGLTNSLTANGAVRVSLDYQSVLAGAVLGTRIGAFGWNTTWSHARNAQGGWLNGWMSAITYSHTFTPTQTTFSLAGYRYSTKGYREFIDALSAREAYRRGETWASSTYQQRDQFTLNVNQDFGKYGALSLSATTSSYYESRPHDTQVQLSYNNHYHSISYNLSFVRQKTATVVAPGSGPMQNLLPGYGRAGADTRTSNVLMLTVSIPLGSGPRTASLSGSVSHGNDQGTSYQASLSGIADRAQTLSYGLSLSGETRNGARTYSGNLQKNLSMITAGASYSNGDHFWQVGATARGAIVAHRGGVTFGPYLGDTFGIVEAKGARGATVRSGMGARVDRFGYAIVPSLTPYRYTDVALETQGIDRDTELIGNQVRVAPYAGSAVLLKFATLTGHAVLIQGARADGERLPLGANVLDGKGTSIGVVGQGGLAYARVPSAHGTVRVRWGKRREDQCAMRYDLPAQSATKAPIVRIRAQCLPLALK; encoded by the coding sequence ATGACGCGGGCCCGTCGAAGCGGCGGAAACACCCGATACGCCCGCCGCACCGGACCTCGCACCGCGCCCGTCCACGCAGCCGCACCGGCGGGCGAAGGGCCCTGCTACGCGTTCCTGCCGCTGCTCGTCGTGGCGCTCGGCTTCGTGACGCCCGCCCACGCGCTCCAAGCGGCGCCAGTCGGCCGCGAGGCCGACGGCGCAACCGCTCTCGCGTACAACTTCGACAGCCGGCTGCTGCTGGGCACGCCGCTCGGCGTCGCGAATATCGAGCGCTTCAACCGCACGCATGCCGTCGATCCCGGACGATACCAGGTCGATCTGTACGTGAACGATCGCTTCGTTTCGCGGCGCGACATCACGTTCCGCAATACAGATGACGGCGCGCTTTACCCGTGCCTCAGCGATGCACTGCTGACGTCCGCGGGCGTATTGCTGCGCGACGTCGCGGATGCCCGCTTGCCGCACGCCGCGGCCGGACAGGCTGCGCCCGACGGCACGCAACCTTCACCCGAACCAACACCGGATCACGCGGACGCGCTCCCGGCGGATGCACCGACGGCATTCTGCGGCCCGCTGACGAAGCGCGTGCCGGGCGCGCAGACCACGTTCGATCTGACGCGCCTGCGGCTCGACATCACCGTCCCGCAGTTCGAGATGAGAGTCGCACCGCGCGGCGCAGTCGATCCCGCATCGCTGGACGCGGGCGAAGCCGCCGCGTACGTGAACTACGACGCGAGCTACTACACATCTTCGGCGTACGGCGTGCGCGCGAATTCGGTCTACACGGGCCTCAATGCAGGCGTGAACGTCGGCCTGTGGCGTGTGCGCCAGCAGTCGTCGTTCACCTACAATGGAGGCACCGGCAACAGCATCTCCCGCTGGAACAACATCCGCACCTATGCGGAGCGGCCGCTGATCGGCATGCGCAGCCAGCTCACCATCGGCCAGAGCTTCACGAGCGGCAGCCTGTTCAGCACGGTGGGCTATACGGGCGTGCGCCTGGAATCCGACGATCGCATGCTGCCCGACTCGATGCGCGGCTACGCGCCGGTCGTCAATGGCGTCGCGCAGACCAACGCGCGCGTCGTCGTGAACCAGAACGGCCACGTGATCTACCAGACGACGGTGGCCCCCGGGCCGTTCCGGATCGCGGACCTGAATCCGACCAGCTACCAGGGCGATATCGACGTCGAGGTGCACGAGGCGAACGGCCAGGTGTCGCGCTTCACGGTGCCGTTCTCCGCAGTGCCGAATTCGATGCGCCCCGGCCTGTCGCACTACAGCGTCACGCTCGGCCAGGTGCGGCAAATCGAAGGCTCGCACGCGAGATTCGCCGACCTGACCTACCAGCGCGGCCTGACCAATTCGCTGACGGCCAACGGCGCCGTGCGCGTCTCGCTCGACTATCAGTCGGTGCTGGCCGGCGCCGTGCTAGGCACGCGGATCGGCGCGTTCGGCTGGAACACGACCTGGTCTCACGCGCGCAACGCGCAGGGCGGCTGGCTGAACGGCTGGATGAGTGCCATCACGTACAGCCACACCTTCACGCCGACCCAAACGACCTTCTCGCTGGCCGGCTATCGCTATTCGACGAAAGGCTATCGCGAGTTCATCGACGCGCTCAGCGCGCGCGAAGCTTACCGGCGCGGCGAAACCTGGGCGTCGTCGACCTACCAGCAGCGCGACCAGTTCACGCTCAACGTGAACCAGGATTTCGGCAAGTACGGCGCACTGTCGCTGTCCGCCACGACCAGCAGCTACTACGAGTCGCGGCCGCACGACACGCAGGTCCAGCTCAGCTACAACAACCACTACCACTCGATCAGCTACAACCTGTCGTTCGTCCGGCAGAAGACGGCCACCGTCGTCGCGCCGGGCAGCGGGCCGATGCAGAACCTCCTGCCCGGCTACGGACGGGCGGGCGCGGACACGCGGACGAGCAACGTGCTGATGCTGACCGTCTCGATCCCACTCGGATCGGGGCCGCGCACCGCATCGCTGTCGGGCAGTGTGTCGCACGGCAACGATCAGGGCACGTCGTACCAGGCGTCGCTCAGTGGCATTGCCGACCGCGCCCAGACGCTCAGCTACGGCCTCAGCCTGTCGGGCGAAACGCGCAACGGCGCGCGTACCTACAGCGGCAACCTGCAGAAGAACCTGTCAATGATCACGGCGGGCGCGAGTTATTCGAACGGCGATCATTTCTGGCAGGTCGGTGCCACCGCGCGCGGCGCGATCGTCGCGCACCGCGGCGGCGTCACGTTCGGGCCGTATCTCGGCGATACGTTCGGCATCGTCGAGGCCAAGGGTGCGCGAGGCGCGACCGTGCGCAGCGGGATGGGCGCGCGCGTCGACCGCTTCGGCTACGCGATCGTGCCGTCGCTCACGCCCTACCGCTACACGGACGTTGCGCTCGAAACACAAGGCATCGACCGCGACACTGAACTGATCGGCAACCAGGTGCGGGTCGCGCCGTATGCGGGCTCGGCCGTGCTGCTCAAGTTCGCGACACTGACCGGCCATGCGGTCCTGATCCAGGGTGCGCGCGCCGACGGCGAACGGCTGCCGCTGGGCGCGAACGTGCTGGACGGCAAGGGCACGTCGATCGGCGTGGTCGGGCAAGGCGGGCTCGCCTATGCGCGCGTGCCGTCGGCGCACGGTACGGTCAGGGTCCGCTGGGGCAAGCGGCGTGAGGACCAGTGCGCGATGCGCTACGACCTGCCCGCGCAGTCGGCGACGAAGGCGCCGATCGTGCGCATTCGCGCGCAATGCCTGCCGCTCGCGCTGAAATGA